From the genome of Impatiens glandulifera chromosome 9, dImpGla2.1, whole genome shotgun sequence, one region includes:
- the LOC124915834 gene encoding uncharacterized protein LOC124915834, whose protein sequence is MCNLINASPKRHAELHSSQRNEIAHMVVIGERDTGRGCNQIGNLLRPGKTRWSSNFDSLCSMVYMYAFVITVLENMVDEGSFDFIFILHLMQKIMGLTNLLCRALQERSLDILNAMDHVSNTKTLSHALREQGFDILLSYVEEVCEKYDIKIPRMEARYKSSRSRSSQQKDSITVKHHYQFDVFVAAIDFQIEELNSRFQGRGTRTS, encoded by the coding sequence ATGTGTAATCTTATTAATGCATCTCCTAAACGTCATGCCGAGTTACATTCTTCTCAAAGAAATGAAATTGCACATATGGTAGTTATTGGTGAACGTGATACCGGTAGAGGATGTAATCAGATTGGAAATTTATTACGGCCAGGGAAGACTCGTTGGAGTTCTAATTTTGACTCACTTTGTAGTATGGTTTATATGTATGCCTTTGTGATTACCGTGTTAGAAAATATGGTGGATGAGGGGTCTTTTGATTTCATATTTATTCTACACTTAATGCAAAAGATAATGGGATTAACAAATCTACTTTGTCGAGCATTGCAAGAGAGAtctctagatattttaaatGCAATGGACCATGTTTCAAATACTAAAACTTTGTCTCATGCTTTGAGAGAGCAAGGGTTTGATATTTTACTTAGTTACGTGGAAGAAGTTTGTGAAAAATACGACATTAAGATACCTCGGATGGAAGCTCGTTACAAATCTAGTAGAAGTCGTTCTAGTCAACAAAAGGATTCGATTACAGTTAAGCACCACTATCAATTTGATGTATTTGTTGCTGCAATAGATTTTCAAATTGAAGAGCTCAATAGTAGATTTCAAGGACGAGGCACTCGAACTTCTTAA